A stretch of Microbacterium sp. LWH3-1.2 DNA encodes these proteins:
- a CDS encoding NADPH-dependent F420 reductase → MTNVTVIGTGNIGSAVAAVAARGGAAVQLLGRDPEKTSGVAAGVGATAGEVGDALTGDIVVLAVPYAALAELTEQYRDQVDGKVVVDVTNPVDFATFDDLTVPADSSAAAELQKKLRGAHVVKAFNTNFAGTIATGQVGDLPTTVLVAGDDDAAKQSLIDLITAAGVEAASIGSLKRARELEAFAFLQITLAAQGIVGWDGGFALRK, encoded by the coding sequence GAGGGGCGGCGCGGCGGTGCAGCTGCTGGGCCGAGACCCGGAAAAGACCTCGGGCGTCGCCGCCGGCGTCGGCGCGACCGCCGGTGAGGTCGGCGACGCCCTCACGGGAGACATCGTCGTGCTGGCAGTGCCGTACGCCGCGCTCGCGGAACTGACCGAGCAGTACCGTGACCAGGTGGACGGCAAGGTAGTCGTCGACGTGACCAACCCGGTCGATTTCGCCACGTTCGATGATCTGACCGTTCCCGCCGACTCGTCAGCGGCCGCCGAGCTCCAGAAGAAGCTTCGGGGCGCGCATGTCGTCAAGGCGTTCAACACGAACTTCGCAGGGACGATCGCAACGGGGCAGGTCGGCGACCTACCGACCACGGTGCTCGTCGCTGGCGACGATGACGCGGCGAAGCAGTCGTTGATCGACCTCATTACCGCCGCGGGGGTCGAAGCTGCTTCGATCGGCTCGCTCAAGCGCGCCCGGGAACTGGAAGCGTTCGCCTTCCTGCAGATCACTCTCGCCGCCCAGGGAATCGTCGGCTGGGACGGCGGCTTCGCGCTCCGCAAGTAA